From a region of the Aeoliella mucimassa genome:
- a CDS encoding type II secretion system F family protein, whose protein sequence is MPQFRYTAYDTNQQTFSGEIAAETVREAVEALESEGYTLLSIEQADAKLPSAMLTGDEASLDRTPPLDTAFEKLFTHSELLIPAFTAYCSELPVGKSRQELEQVIHLLSHNELTRAIASFDSLANVWAPLLSAAAVHDDGELVLAEYFRRTEERHQVRQRRWLFLAYPIFLLLLAMALIVAMSFIVIPTFQAIFQEFGLSLPGPTLLVITVAESIRNGWLLLIVLVLAMLVVLGFFAARTLPHSLREWFSARLLGRGTQLTVTGQLARHVADLHEAGLPLAEAVRQAAGTIRHAAISQTASLLAHQIALGDYMIPRAVGNTLTHSLTHAVSSDMKPRSRIQLLRELSRSYADQTADRLYWTKGIVFGPLAILVVGATVGFTVLALFLPLVRLIEGLSG, encoded by the coding sequence ATGCCTCAGTTCCGTTACACCGCGTACGACACCAACCAGCAGACCTTCAGCGGCGAAATTGCCGCTGAGACGGTCCGCGAGGCGGTCGAGGCTTTGGAATCAGAAGGCTACACCCTGCTGTCGATCGAGCAGGCCGACGCAAAGCTTCCGTCAGCGATGCTGACAGGCGACGAGGCCTCCCTCGACCGCACGCCGCCACTCGACACCGCGTTTGAGAAGCTGTTTACGCATAGCGAACTCCTGATTCCCGCGTTCACCGCGTACTGCAGTGAACTACCCGTAGGCAAGTCGCGGCAAGAGCTGGAGCAAGTGATTCACCTGCTCTCGCACAACGAACTCACGCGGGCGATTGCCTCGTTCGATTCTCTGGCAAACGTCTGGGCCCCTTTGCTTAGCGCGGCCGCGGTGCACGACGACGGCGAACTGGTACTCGCGGAGTACTTTCGCCGGACCGAAGAACGACATCAGGTACGCCAGCGGCGGTGGTTGTTCCTGGCTTACCCGATCTTCCTGCTGTTGCTCGCGATGGCACTGATTGTCGCGATGAGCTTCATCGTAATTCCGACGTTCCAAGCCATTTTCCAAGAATTTGGCCTATCGCTGCCGGGCCCCACGCTGCTGGTGATCACAGTCGCTGAATCGATTCGCAACGGCTGGTTGTTGCTCATCGTGTTGGTGCTGGCGATGCTTGTGGTGCTCGGTTTCTTCGCCGCCCGCACGTTGCCGCACTCACTTCGCGAATGGTTTAGTGCGCGACTCCTCGGCCGAGGAACTCAGCTCACGGTTACCGGACAGTTGGCCAGGCATGTCGCCGACCTGCACGAAGCCGGTTTGCCGCTGGCCGAGGCGGTCCGCCAAGCTGCTGGTACGATTCGACACGCGGCCATCTCGCAAACCGCCTCGCTACTCGCCCATCAAATCGCCCTTGGCGATTACATGATCCCCCGCGCGGTCGGCAATACGCTGACTCACTCGCTCACTCACGCGGTATCGTCCGACATGAAACCGCGCAGCCGCATTCAGTTGCTTCGCGAACTGAGTCGCTCGTACGCCGACCAGACGGCCGACCGGCTGTACTGGACCAAGGGAATTGTGTTCGGTCCGCTTGCGATTCTCGTGGTCGGAGCGACCGTAGGCTTCACGGTACTCGCCCTATTTTTGCCATTGGTACGACTGATAGAAGGACTCTCCGGCTGA
- a CDS encoding PulJ/GspJ family protein, whose amino-acid sequence MNLLGHTRRTGHSLIELLVVMSISIVVLTLAVTFLSRMMHIHSQSSRFLQAERTGLRLSRQLRSDLLLASHVGLTEQAEDDGPIGVTLYGMQNGDPNIDYHFSPEGVLRMTSVSDDKYSHENYRLPQGTRWRVQLLSEPDRLVVEAISAAEASSSDRRAPPPAWRVPFELRVEQVVGRLTWDDSTDDDAAAAPPADDAPTAENEPPQEESP is encoded by the coding sequence ATGAACCTGCTTGGACACACTCGCCGCACTGGGCACAGCTTGATCGAGCTGCTAGTGGTCATGTCGATCTCGATAGTTGTCCTCACTTTGGCGGTTACCTTTCTGAGTCGCATGATGCATATCCACAGCCAGTCGTCCAGGTTCCTGCAAGCAGAACGCACCGGCTTGCGACTGTCGCGGCAATTGCGGAGCGATCTGCTGCTCGCCAGTCACGTGGGACTCACCGAACAAGCCGAAGACGATGGACCAATTGGTGTGACCCTCTATGGCATGCAGAATGGCGACCCTAACATCGACTACCACTTTAGCCCCGAGGGGGTGCTGCGAATGACCTCGGTTAGCGATGACAAATACTCGCACGAAAACTATCGGTTGCCGCAGGGTACCCGCTGGCGAGTGCAGTTGCTGTCGGAACCCGATCGTCTAGTCGTCGAGGCCATCAGCGCAGCCGAAGCAAGTTCGTCGGACCGCCGGGCGCCTCCTCCCGCCTGGCGAGTGCCATTCGAACTGCGTGTCGAGCAAGTCGTGGGCCGATTGACATGGGATGACTCCACTGACGACGACGCAGCGGCCGCCCCCCCGGCAGACGATGCCCCAACCGCGGAGAATGAACCACCGCAGGAGGAATCGCCATGA
- a CDS encoding type II secretion system F family protein, whose translation MPNSEFEELLSVNDQIASMAELGVRFDLGLGNSARQVSLELQEINALLARKLSQGCSLDDALGQLQQGKYQQYASTMRYALATNDWNKALDRSRTLVEASEQAWHSVWSGLAYPLLICVLAYLGLVGFSLYLAPSLQATFVDLRLPPSMAVRWMTWLSEHLAAWAWIPPIVLVAIAGWCRWKGWTSQASGRQFKWQRQAKLANVLGDLETSQCAAEQREPIAKAACSDANHPPDEGSSKQMPPLVRWTTSLASSSTVRGELLHGIAEAYDCLGTIKAFQISRRAILIPFVLIGGGAALLYGLALFVPMVELLTAFAESSTTRPFTP comes from the coding sequence ATGCCTAACAGCGAATTCGAAGAACTGCTTTCCGTGAACGATCAGATCGCCTCGATGGCCGAACTGGGCGTGCGGTTCGATCTGGGACTCGGCAACTCGGCGCGACAGGTCTCGCTCGAACTACAAGAAATCAACGCCCTGCTCGCCCGCAAGCTGAGCCAAGGGTGCTCGCTCGACGACGCACTGGGCCAGCTGCAGCAAGGCAAGTACCAGCAGTACGCGAGTACCATGCGGTACGCCCTGGCGACTAACGACTGGAACAAGGCGCTCGACCGCTCGCGAACCCTCGTCGAAGCAAGCGAACAGGCTTGGCACTCGGTGTGGTCGGGGCTCGCTTATCCGCTGCTGATCTGCGTGCTGGCTTACCTTGGTCTGGTGGGATTCAGCTTGTACCTGGCTCCCTCGCTGCAGGCAACGTTTGTCGACCTGCGACTGCCGCCGAGCATGGCGGTGCGATGGATGACCTGGCTGAGCGAGCACCTCGCCGCGTGGGCGTGGATACCGCCGATCGTGTTGGTGGCGATTGCTGGATGGTGTCGTTGGAAAGGTTGGACCTCGCAGGCCAGTGGCCGGCAGTTCAAATGGCAGCGACAGGCAAAGTTGGCCAATGTGCTGGGCGACCTGGAGACGAGCCAGTGCGCAGCGGAACAGCGAGAACCGATTGCCAAAGCGGCTTGCAGCGATGCGAATCATCCGCCTGACGAGGGAAGCTCGAAGCAAATGCCGCCGCTTGTGCGGTGGACAACCAGCCTGGCGAGCAGTTCGACGGTCCGCGGCGAACTACTGCATGGCATCGCCGAGGCGTACGACTGTCTCGGCACGATCAAGGCGTTCCAGATCTCGAGGCGGGCGATCCTGATTCCGTTCGTGCTCATCGGCGGTGGTGCTGCCCTGCTGTACGGCCTCGCGTTGTTCGTGCCGATGGTCGAGCTGTTAACCGCGTTTGCCGAAAGCTCGACCACCCGCCCGTTTACTCCCTAA
- a CDS encoding RNA polymerase sigma factor, which translates to MKYLTDQLGDAGVDVVGALFDLTSQRLVRLAVAITRNQCDAEDAVQAVMVRIATRPHQLHSARCAWAYLLQMVRHEALTVLRKRKRLRGLGSLADLVIRRRVDEIELQETNRAVWSALRTLPAEQAEVVVLKIWEEMTFQEIGEILEISPNTAASRYKYALNKLSAKLAGRREEVLHD; encoded by the coding sequence GTGAAGTACCTGACCGACCAACTCGGCGATGCCGGGGTCGACGTGGTGGGGGCGTTGTTTGATTTGACCTCGCAAAGGCTTGTTCGCCTGGCCGTGGCCATCACCCGCAATCAATGCGATGCCGAAGACGCGGTGCAGGCGGTGATGGTCCGCATCGCTACGCGACCTCACCAGTTGCACTCTGCCCGCTGCGCGTGGGCCTACCTGCTGCAAATGGTGCGTCACGAAGCGTTGACCGTGCTGCGGAAACGCAAGCGACTGCGGGGGCTCGGTTCGCTGGCCGATCTGGTGATCCGCCGCCGAGTCGACGAAATCGAACTGCAGGAGACCAACCGCGCGGTCTGGTCGGCACTGCGAACGTTGCCGGCCGAACAGGCGGAGGTCGTCGTGCTGAAGATCTGGGAAGAGATGACCTTCCAGGAGATCGGCGAGATTCTCGAGATCTCTCCCAACACCGCGGCCAGTCGCTACAAGTACGCCCTCAACAAACTATCGGCCAAACTCGCCGGCCGGCGCGAGGAGGTACTGCATGACTAA
- a CDS encoding DUF1559 family PulG-like putative transporter codes for MMTLSRPLSRRYGAGFTLVELLVVIAIIGILVALLLPAVQAAREAARRTNCVNNLTQLNLAVHNYEFTFETLPPGTINPDGPIINQPQGNHTSWIVQILPYIEANTLSRRFDKSLGAYALENAEARACQIEAIVCPSSPLEVYNEDQTVTQSSYAGCYHDVEAPIDVDNHGLLFLNSRVRFADIYDGSSHTILLAEAFNESEGLGWASGTRATLRNTSVINAHLDRFLPDGTRKEKKVLQPLENGGFGSYHPGGINVAFADGSVCFISEDIEKELLHQYGHRDDGELMKIQ; via the coding sequence ATGATGACCCTTTCACGCCCTCTATCTCGTCGCTATGGTGCCGGCTTCACGCTTGTTGAGCTGCTGGTGGTCATTGCGATCATCGGTATTCTCGTCGCCCTGTTGTTGCCCGCTGTACAAGCGGCCCGCGAAGCAGCCAGACGCACCAATTGTGTGAACAATCTCACGCAATTAAACCTGGCCGTTCATAACTACGAGTTCACCTTCGAAACGTTGCCTCCAGGTACGATCAATCCCGATGGGCCGATCATCAATCAACCTCAAGGTAACCACACGAGCTGGATTGTGCAGATCCTGCCTTACATTGAGGCAAACACTCTCTCACGGCGGTTCGATAAGTCGCTGGGGGCCTACGCACTAGAGAATGCCGAAGCCCGTGCGTGCCAGATCGAAGCCATCGTGTGCCCCAGCTCACCACTGGAGGTCTACAACGAAGATCAAACGGTCACGCAATCGAGCTACGCGGGCTGTTACCATGATGTAGAAGCCCCCATCGATGTCGACAATCACGGGCTGTTGTTCCTGAACAGCCGGGTACGCTTCGCCGACATCTACGATGGCAGTTCGCACACCATCCTGCTAGCCGAGGCGTTCAACGAGTCAGAGGGTCTTGGTTGGGCGTCGGGCACGCGAGCTACGCTGCGCAACACCTCAGTGATCAACGCCCATCTCGACCGCTTCTTGCCAGATGGCACTCGCAAGGAAAAGAAGGTACTACAGCCGCTCGAGAACGGCGGCTTTGGAAGCTATCATCCCGGCGGCATCAACGTGGCCTTTGCCGATGGCTCGGTCTGCTTCATTTCCGAAGACATCGAGAAGGAACTGCTGCACCAGTATGGTCATCGTGACGATGGCGAACTGATGAAAATCCAATAA
- a CDS encoding sulfatase — protein MSCYRVLSCVALGLMLSACLPAKADPPNVLLILVDDLKPSFGAYGADWVHSPNLDRLADRGMRFNFAYCNQAVCAPSRNNLMTGSRSTSLGVYGLSMNFRRAVPDAVTMPQFFRKHGYTAEGVGKVFHIGHGNTDDTASWSTPFFPEKVIDYALPESNEGKLTREEAYFSNQELGRIHELPRGAAWERADVPDDAYSDGRIANEGIRRLQQAKESDQPFFLALGFVKPHLPFCAPEKYWALYDDVDLPIATVRDYPVGAPSYAPKDKHGELNQYKPIPQDPPLDPAVERNLVQGYYSALSYMDAQVGRVIDEVDRLGLAENTIIVLWGDHGYHLGDHGMWTKHTNYEQANRIPIIFAGPGVARPGSESDALVETVDIYPTLAALAGLPTPEGPQPIDGESLAGILQGSEQAVRDHAYHAFPRGGGRIGQAVRTHRYRLVEWKQFRGNDPPEYELYDYETDPLETRNLADDKPEIVAELKKMLDTHPEAVPAGGLKNYLKSQAAKKSP, from the coding sequence ATGAGTTGCTACCGAGTACTAAGTTGCGTTGCGTTAGGCCTGATGCTTAGCGCGTGTTTACCCGCCAAGGCCGATCCCCCCAACGTATTGTTGATTTTGGTCGACGATCTAAAGCCGTCGTTCGGAGCCTACGGTGCCGATTGGGTCCATTCGCCGAATCTCGATCGGCTGGCCGATCGAGGGATGCGGTTCAACTTTGCCTACTGCAACCAGGCGGTCTGCGCCCCATCGCGAAACAACCTGATGACTGGCTCGCGATCCACCTCGCTCGGGGTGTACGGCCTGTCGATGAACTTCCGTCGCGCGGTGCCCGATGCGGTGACGATGCCGCAGTTCTTCCGTAAGCATGGGTACACGGCCGAGGGCGTTGGCAAGGTGTTTCACATCGGCCATGGCAACACCGACGATACCGCGTCGTGGAGTACTCCTTTCTTTCCCGAGAAAGTGATCGACTACGCGCTTCCCGAGAGTAACGAGGGGAAGCTTACCCGCGAAGAAGCCTACTTCAGCAATCAGGAACTCGGTCGCATTCACGAACTGCCTCGCGGGGCTGCTTGGGAACGGGCCGACGTGCCCGACGATGCTTACTCCGACGGGCGGATTGCTAACGAGGGAATCCGTCGGTTGCAGCAAGCCAAGGAATCGGACCAACCCTTCTTTCTGGCCTTGGGATTTGTGAAGCCTCACTTGCCGTTCTGTGCGCCGGAGAAATACTGGGCGCTATACGACGATGTTGATTTGCCGATCGCGACCGTGCGAGACTACCCGGTGGGGGCCCCCTCATACGCGCCGAAGGACAAGCATGGCGAGCTCAATCAGTACAAGCCGATTCCCCAGGACCCACCGCTCGACCCGGCGGTGGAGCGAAATCTTGTGCAAGGCTACTATTCGGCCTTGAGCTACATGGACGCCCAGGTGGGCCGCGTGATTGACGAGGTCGATCGGCTTGGGCTGGCTGAGAACACGATCATTGTGTTGTGGGGCGACCATGGCTACCACCTTGGCGATCACGGCATGTGGACCAAGCATACGAACTACGAGCAAGCCAATCGTATTCCGATCATCTTTGCCGGACCTGGGGTCGCCAGGCCAGGGAGCGAGTCCGACGCTCTGGTCGAGACAGTCGATATCTATCCCACGCTGGCCGCTTTGGCTGGATTACCGACACCGGAAGGACCTCAGCCGATCGATGGGGAGAGCCTGGCGGGCATCCTGCAAGGTAGCGAGCAAGCGGTACGCGACCACGCCTATCACGCGTTCCCACGCGGTGGTGGTCGCATCGGTCAGGCGGTTCGCACGCATCGCTACCGCCTCGTAGAGTGGAAACAATTTCGTGGTAACGATCCGCCGGAATACGAGCTGTACGATTACGAGACCGATCCCCTGGAGACTCGCAATCTGGCCGACGATAAGCCTGAGATCGTCGCCGAGCTAAAGAAAATGCTCGATACGCATCCCGAAGCAGTCCCAGCTGGGGGACTCAAGAACTACCTGAAGTCTCAGGCCGCAAAGAAGTCGCCTTAA
- a CDS encoding 3-dehydroquinate synthase, translating to MSDFDTQSDSLSIDVRFSVPLKHQIRFTRDVLGTEHHVLADLLEPSGDAPARVQFWVDAHVAEATPWLLDSLQQFVTRYADRLLLASDVQLVSGGEAIKNDVHLLQQMLGEMHRAELDRRSYVVVIGGGAVLDAVGFAAALAHRGVRLVRLPTTTLAQADSGVGVKNGVNLYNTKNWLGTFGVPWAVVNDARLLETLSDRDFRSGFAEAVKVSLLKDAALFDELCHSATRIRQRDMDACLPIIRRSAELHLDHITRGGDPFEMLEARPLDFGHWSAHKLEAMSNFSLRHGEAVAIGVAIDVIYSSLALGFPRRDAQRAVDSLLELGFTLDHQQLSKSDQLLAGLEEFRQHLGGRLTLTMLQQVAQPANVHSVDQRQLLQAIDECQRTRTSTPSVAS from the coding sequence ATGAGTGATTTTGATACACAATCCGACTCTCTTTCGATCGACGTTCGTTTCTCGGTGCCGTTGAAGCATCAGATTCGTTTCACCCGCGACGTACTGGGAACCGAACACCACGTGCTGGCCGATTTGCTCGAACCGTCGGGCGACGCGCCGGCGCGGGTTCAGTTTTGGGTCGACGCTCATGTGGCCGAAGCCACGCCTTGGCTGCTCGATAGCCTGCAGCAGTTTGTCACTCGCTACGCCGATCGGCTGCTCCTGGCGAGCGACGTGCAACTCGTCTCCGGCGGCGAAGCCATCAAAAACGACGTTCACCTGCTGCAGCAGATGCTCGGCGAGATGCATCGCGCCGAGCTCGACCGTCGCAGCTACGTTGTCGTCATCGGCGGCGGGGCCGTGCTCGACGCAGTCGGCTTCGCGGCCGCCTTGGCCCATCGCGGCGTGCGACTCGTTCGCTTACCGACCACCACGCTCGCCCAGGCCGACTCCGGCGTGGGGGTGAAAAACGGGGTGAATCTCTACAACACCAAAAACTGGCTCGGCACGTTCGGCGTGCCATGGGCAGTGGTGAACGACGCCCGACTGCTCGAAACGCTCTCCGATCGCGACTTCCGCAGCGGCTTTGCCGAGGCCGTGAAGGTGTCGTTGCTCAAGGATGCTGCGCTGTTCGACGAGCTTTGTCACTCGGCAACGCGGATTCGCCAGCGCGACATGGATGCCTGCTTACCGATCATCCGTCGGTCGGCCGAACTGCACCTCGACCACATCACCCGCGGCGGCGACCCGTTCGAAATGCTCGAAGCCAGGCCGCTCGATTTTGGTCACTGGTCAGCTCACAAGCTCGAAGCGATGTCGAACTTCTCGCTTCGCCATGGCGAAGCGGTCGCCATCGGCGTTGCGATCGATGTCATTTACTCCTCCCTCGCGTTAGGGTTCCCGCGCCGCGACGCTCAGCGGGCGGTCGATAGTTTGTTGGAATTAGGGTTCACGCTCGATCACCAGCAACTCAGCAAGTCGGACCAACTGCTCGCAGGACTCGAAGAGTTCCGCCAGCACCTCGGTGGTCGACTCACACTAACCATGCTCCAGCAAGTCGCCCAACCGGCGAACGTCCACTCGGTCGACCAGCGACAGCTGTTGCAAGCCATCGACGAGTGCCAACGCACTCGGACCTCGACGCCAAGCGTCGCCAGCTAA
- a CDS encoding type II secretion system F family protein — protein MPSYFPTIERIKHTLWPQFVSRAQHRTLLRLIATATEQRLPLAPLVQALALDERGRHKLRLHRLAKVLDEGASLPDALEQVVDLLDDEDVLAVRFGYQSGAVSAAVRERLEAEPFMTPRAKVGIGRIIFYLGVMLLLAVPVAVFMHSSIIPVLMQIFDEFNQKHPSATDFLAFSADTVVNLWWLILLVLIPAIWVMVSDRRRRALRHKLGGSFFRLLRQWRTAATLDELSVASEAGRPLPGVISTLARYHYDPYLRHKLLYVRNEMEQGADLWPSLLNCQLLNATEARALETADNLGNRNWVLRQIADIRKHFARQKLERLVAAGVLLVVFALGAFVLLHALGIFLTLSSLLETLS, from the coding sequence ATGCCTTCCTATTTCCCCACCATCGAACGAATCAAGCACACGCTCTGGCCGCAGTTCGTGAGCCGCGCCCAACATCGGACGCTGCTGCGACTGATTGCGACCGCAACGGAGCAAAGATTGCCGCTGGCTCCGCTCGTGCAAGCGCTCGCGCTCGACGAACGAGGTCGGCACAAGCTTCGCTTGCATCGGCTCGCGAAGGTGCTCGACGAAGGAGCGTCGCTGCCCGATGCGCTGGAGCAGGTAGTCGACCTACTGGACGACGAAGACGTGCTGGCGGTGCGATTCGGCTACCAGTCGGGCGCGGTATCGGCGGCGGTCCGCGAGCGACTCGAGGCCGAACCGTTCATGACGCCCCGCGCGAAGGTGGGTATCGGCCGCATCATCTTTTACCTCGGCGTGATGCTGCTCCTGGCCGTGCCAGTGGCGGTGTTCATGCACAGCTCGATTATTCCGGTGCTGATGCAGATTTTCGACGAGTTCAACCAGAAGCATCCTTCCGCCACCGACTTCTTAGCCTTCTCGGCAGATACGGTTGTGAACTTGTGGTGGCTGATCCTGCTAGTGCTCATTCCTGCTATTTGGGTGATGGTATCCGATCGCCGGCGAAGGGCGTTGCGACATAAGCTCGGCGGTAGTTTCTTTCGACTTCTCCGGCAGTGGCGCACCGCGGCGACGCTCGACGAGCTGAGTGTCGCTTCCGAAGCAGGTCGCCCGCTGCCAGGCGTGATATCGACCCTCGCCCGCTACCATTACGATCCGTACCTGCGTCACAAGTTACTGTACGTTCGCAACGAGATGGAACAGGGAGCCGATTTGTGGCCGTCGCTGCTTAACTGCCAGCTCTTGAATGCGACCGAAGCGCGTGCGCTCGAAACGGCCGACAACCTTGGCAATCGCAACTGGGTGCTTCGGCAAATCGCCGACATACGCAAACATTTCGCCCGCCAGAAACTCGAACGCCTGGTTGCCGCTGGCGTACTGCTCGTGGTGTTCGCACTGGGAGCGTTCGTGCTGCTGCATGCATTGGGTATATTCCTGACCCTTTCGTCGTTGTTGGAGACACTTTCGTAA
- a CDS encoding exostosin family protein: MDIPQDPSSIKLAIYWPFALIQQIRLVHALVESDYPIIIPESDLHKFTELEKVFGIRLNDRAVGSVDCDITKFLKFAHRVPTTSVGSIDRPLIFPRAIMAKCKRLWAADRSVQVGFAGLITPAREQLIAKWVAANTDDRSVKQEALFSAVGRFMYKVMRKLNLPFEYRRQFGPLVLMQSNRGRRFPGKSWDHDYFKALGESQFTLCPSGESVWSYRFFEAALCGSIPIVEESCEAYEGFRYFTFEDDFSSLEWSEEVAMHNYDLCSERLSINKEMLNQELSELVEKSLQSATAEKVA, from the coding sequence GTGGATATACCTCAAGACCCGAGCTCTATCAAGCTAGCTATCTATTGGCCGTTCGCGTTAATCCAGCAGATTCGTCTCGTGCACGCGCTGGTCGAATCGGATTACCCAATTATCATCCCCGAAAGCGATTTACATAAGTTCACGGAACTGGAGAAAGTGTTCGGGATTCGCCTGAACGACCGCGCAGTCGGCTCCGTCGATTGCGATATTACGAAGTTTCTCAAGTTTGCTCATCGAGTGCCTACCACCTCCGTCGGCAGCATCGATCGCCCCCTCATCTTTCCCCGGGCGATCATGGCCAAGTGCAAGCGACTCTGGGCAGCCGACAGAAGTGTGCAGGTTGGCTTTGCCGGGCTGATCACTCCTGCAAGAGAACAGCTTATTGCGAAGTGGGTGGCAGCGAATACCGACGATCGTTCCGTCAAGCAGGAGGCACTCTTTTCTGCTGTCGGACGATTCATGTACAAGGTGATGAGAAAGCTGAACCTGCCCTTCGAGTATCGCCGGCAGTTCGGGCCGCTGGTATTGATGCAGTCGAATCGAGGGAGAAGGTTCCCGGGCAAGTCGTGGGATCACGATTATTTCAAGGCTCTTGGGGAATCGCAATTCACGCTCTGCCCGTCGGGCGAGAGTGTGTGGTCGTACCGGTTCTTCGAAGCGGCTCTCTGTGGTTCGATTCCGATCGTGGAAGAGAGTTGTGAGGCTTATGAGGGCTTCCGGTATTTCACTTTTGAAGACGATTTTTCCTCCCTCGAATGGAGCGAAGAGGTCGCCATGCACAATTACGACTTGTGCAGCGAACGCTTGTCTATCAACAAAGAGATGCTCAACCAAGAGCTGAGTGAGCTTGTTGAAAAATCGTTGCAGTCTGCTACCGCCGAAAAAGTCGCTTAG